Genomic DNA from Coffea arabica cultivar ET-39 chromosome 7e, Coffea Arabica ET-39 HiFi, whole genome shotgun sequence:
GCTGAACTTTGTTCTGGATCTCCTTTTTCCCGCATCATGTGGCATTATTTTCGCCTCAGGATGAACCCCTTCTTCTTGCTCATCTTTTTCTGAAGTTTGTAATAATTGAACTTTAGGGGGTGCTAGTGTCACCTGATGTGTTGTATTATGTTGATGTGCTGAGGTAAAAAGTTTCTCACCATTAACGAGAAAAAAAGAGTGATAACTCTGAGAAGAACAGTCTCCTTCTATCACTTTTCTATGGAAGTTTCTGTGGCAGTTGCAAGCTGAGCATTTAAGGGCTTCTATTGTTCCTTCTTCACCACCGGGCAAGAACTCGCCACATCCATCCGTGGCATGTCCACCTGCGGCTGCTGCATGATTCTTGAGGCATTCCATGTATTTCAAAGCTTTCTTGTTTGGCAGCCTATGATCTTCTGGGCTTGAATGCATGGAAACAGCACCGAAGTTTACAGTTGCTTTcccattttcatttcctttctgaGAATCAATATTCATCTCA
This window encodes:
- the LOC113701245 gene encoding zinc-finger homeodomain protein 4-like, with translation MSIYWSQGISAAEMNIDSQKGNENGKATVNFGAVSMHSSPEDHRLPNKKALKYMECLKNHAAAAGGHATDGCGEFLPGGEEGTIEALKCSACNCHRNFHRKVIEGDCSSQSYHSFFLVNGEKLFTSAHQHNTTHQVTLAPPKVQLLQTSEKDEQEEGVHPEAKIMPHDAGKRRSRTKFSQEQKEKLWSFAEKVGWKIQKADDSAVNGFCQEIGIRRRVLKVWMHNNKHNLAKKNSYPC